The proteins below are encoded in one region of Sporosarcina sp. FSL K6-1508:
- a CDS encoding ATP-binding protein has product MTNDYEGKRKQLKVIQFDKERNTLIEKTEPKETFADVGGLEDVKKKIQMNFILPLKNPEFFKAYGKEAGGSLLLYGPPGCGKTFLAKAIAGEINASFLHLELQAILSMYVGESEHNLHDVFEAARENKPCVLFIDELDAIGGNRQNMRQHHERMLVNQLLLELDGLNSHNHGIYVIGATNTPWYLDSALRRPGRFNQLLFIPPPSETEREVILELKLKDKPQSSLNHKKIASKTEHFSGADLGQLVGDAIESALHRSLESGELQPLTNEDLSGALKQRKPTTLEWFSTAKNYATFSDVNKDYQHVLDYIKENRIR; this is encoded by the coding sequence GTGATTCAATTTGACAAAGAGAGAAATACACTTATTGAAAAGACAGAGCCGAAGGAAACGTTTGCCGATGTTGGCGGTTTGGAGGATGTTAAGAAGAAAATTCAGATGAACTTCATCCTTCCACTTAAAAATCCAGAGTTTTTTAAAGCCTATGGCAAAGAGGCTGGGGGAAGTTTACTGCTTTACGGACCACCGGGTTGTGGAAAAACGTTTTTGGCAAAAGCGATTGCGGGTGAAATAAATGCCAGTTTTCTACATTTGGAATTACAGGCAATTTTGTCCATGTATGTAGGGGAAAGCGAGCATAATCTCCATGATGTATTTGAAGCAGCGCGAGAAAATAAACCGTGCGTCTTATTTATTGATGAGTTGGATGCAATTGGTGGAAATCGGCAAAACATGAGACAACATCATGAGAGAATGCTTGTCAATCAGTTGCTCCTTGAGCTGGATGGTCTAAATTCTCATAATCATGGCATCTATGTCATTGGCGCAACAAATACGCCGTGGTATTTGGATTCTGCATTACGGAGACCTGGCCGTTTCAATCAGCTGCTATTCATTCCACCACCAAGTGAAACGGAAAGAGAAGTCATCCTAGAATTAAAACTAAAAGACAAACCTCAGTCTTCGCTAAATCATAAAAAAATTGCTAGTAAAACAGAACATTTCTCTGGGGCTGATCTTGGCCAACTTGTCGGGGATGCAATCGAGTCCGCATTACACCGTTCGTTGGAATCGGGTGAACTACAACCGTTAACGAATGAGGATTTAAGTGGAGCATTGAAGCAGCGGAAGCCGACGACTTTGGAATGGTTTTCCACGGCTAAAAATTACGCCACCTTCAGTGATGTGAATAAAGATTATCAACATGTGCTTGATTATATAAAAGAGAATAGAATTAGATAG